The Phycisphaeraceae bacterium genome window below encodes:
- a CDS encoding adenylyltransferase/cytidyltransferase family protein, whose product MASKPKIAVFPGTFDPFTNGHLDVIRRG is encoded by the coding sequence ATGGCCTCCAAGCCCAAGATCGCAGTTTTCCCCGGGACGTTTGACCCATTCACAAACGGTCACCTCGACGTGATTCGCCGCGGTG